From a region of the Mycobacteroides saopaulense genome:
- the ipdE1 gene encoding acyl-CoA dehydrogenase IpdE1, protein MSEISDDRDEPLARRADEEVRTEIREWLAENLVGEFAELKGLGGPGSEHEAFDERLAWNRHLAAAGWTCLGWPVEHGGRGATVSQRVIFYEEYARAEAPHKVNHLGEELLGPTLIAYGTPEQQQRFLPTIRDVTELWCQGYSEPGAGSDLANVSTSAVLDGDEWVINGQKVWTSLALQSQWCFVVARTEPGSSRHKGLSYLLVPLDQPGVEIRPIIQLTGTSEFNEVFFDNARTSADLVVGEPGDGWRVAMGTLTFERGVSTLGNQITYARELSRLSEMAKSNGSADDPAIRERLAQAYVGLRTMRAYALATMDEERPGQDNVSKLLWANWHRDLGELAMEIVGRPSLLIPTGEMDEWQRLFLFSRADTIYGGSNEIQRNIISERVLGLPREAR, encoded by the coding sequence ATGTCGGAGATCTCTGATGACCGGGATGAGCCGCTTGCGCGAAGAGCAGACGAAGAGGTGCGCACCGAAATCCGGGAATGGCTGGCCGAGAACCTCGTCGGCGAGTTCGCCGAGCTGAAGGGGCTGGGCGGGCCCGGTAGCGAGCACGAGGCCTTCGACGAACGCCTTGCCTGGAACCGTCATCTGGCCGCCGCGGGGTGGACGTGCCTGGGATGGCCCGTCGAGCACGGTGGGCGTGGGGCCACGGTCAGCCAGCGCGTCATCTTCTACGAGGAATACGCGCGCGCCGAGGCGCCGCACAAAGTGAACCACCTGGGTGAGGAGCTGCTGGGTCCCACCCTCATCGCCTATGGCACACCCGAACAGCAGCAGCGTTTCCTGCCCACCATTCGCGACGTCACCGAGCTGTGGTGTCAGGGATATTCCGAACCCGGCGCAGGTTCGGATCTGGCGAATGTGTCCACTTCCGCCGTGCTGGACGGTGACGAGTGGGTGATCAACGGGCAGAAGGTATGGACCTCCCTTGCCCTGCAGTCCCAGTGGTGCTTCGTCGTCGCGCGGACCGAGCCCGGTTCCTCGCGGCACAAGGGCCTGTCGTATCTGCTTGTGCCGCTTGATCAGCCTGGCGTGGAGATCCGCCCCATCATCCAGTTGACCGGCACCTCGGAATTCAACGAGGTGTTCTTCGACAATGCGCGCACTTCGGCCGATCTGGTGGTCGGTGAGCCGGGCGACGGCTGGCGGGTCGCCATGGGCACGCTGACCTTCGAGCGGGGTGTATCGACTCTGGGTAACCAGATCACTTACGCTCGTGAGCTTTCCAGGCTCTCCGAGATGGCCAAGTCGAACGGATCCGCCGACGATCCGGCCATCCGGGAGCGCCTCGCGCAGGCCTATGTGGGCCTGCGCACCATGCGCGCGTATGCGTTGGCCACCATGGACGAGGAGCGGCCCGGCCAGGACAACGTGTCGAAGCTGTTGTGGGCCAACTGGCATCGCGACCTGGGCGAGCTGGCAATGGAGATAGTAGGAAGACCGTCTCTGCTTATACCTACTGGCGAGATGGACGAGTGGCAGCGGTTGTTCCTGTTCTCGCGCGCCGACACCATTTACGGCGGCTCCAACGAGATTCAACGCAACATCATCTCCGAGCGGGTGCTCGGTCTACCCAGAGAGGCGCGCTAG
- the ipdF gene encoding (5R,7aS)-5-hydroxy-7a-methyl-1-oxo-2,3,5,6,7,7a-hexahydro-1H-indene-carboxyl-CoA reductase, translated as MSLSQAPKEIDGHGLLKGKAVVVTAAAGTGIGSSTARRALAEGADVVVSDYHERRLTETRDELAALGLGKVAAVVCDVTSTEAVDALIAESAAALGRIDVLVNNAGLGGETPVADMTDDQWDRVLDVTLTSTFRATRAALRYFREAGHGGVIVNNASVLGWRAQYGQSHYAAAKAGVMALTRCSAIEAVEHGVRINAVAPSIARHKFLDKVTSSDLLDKLSSDEAFGRAAEPWEVAATIAFLASDYSSYLTGEVISVSSQRA; from the coding sequence GTGAGCTTGTCGCAGGCACCGAAAGAGATTGACGGACACGGGCTTCTGAAAGGCAAGGCCGTCGTCGTGACCGCTGCCGCCGGAACCGGGATCGGCTCGTCAACCGCCCGCCGCGCGCTGGCCGAGGGTGCTGACGTGGTCGTCTCGGACTATCACGAGCGTCGCCTCACCGAGACCCGGGATGAGCTCGCTGCGCTCGGCCTGGGCAAGGTTGCCGCGGTGGTGTGTGACGTCACCTCCACCGAGGCTGTGGACGCGCTGATCGCCGAATCCGCTGCGGCCCTGGGCCGTATCGACGTGCTGGTGAACAATGCCGGGCTCGGTGGCGAGACACCGGTCGCCGATATGACCGACGATCAGTGGGACCGGGTGCTCGACGTGACCCTGACCTCCACCTTCCGTGCGACCCGTGCGGCCCTGCGGTACTTCCGTGAGGCAGGCCATGGCGGAGTCATCGTCAACAACGCGAGCGTGTTGGGCTGGCGCGCGCAGTACGGGCAGTCGCACTACGCCGCCGCCAAGGCCGGCGTCATGGCGCTGACCCGGTGCAGCGCCATCGAGGCCGTCGAACATGGCGTGCGCATCAACGCGGTCGCCCCGAGCATCGCCCGGCACAAGTTCCTCGACAAGGTGACCTCTTCGGACCTGCTGGACAAGCTGTCCTCCGATGAGGCGTTCGGCCGGGCCGCCGAGCCGTGGGAGGTGGCGGCCACCATCGCGTTCCTGGCCAGCGACTACTCGAGTTACCTGACCGGCGAGGTCATCTCGGTATCCAGCCAGCGGGCGTGA
- a CDS encoding TetR/AcrR family transcriptional regulator produces MDKVAEVTAPSRRDELLSLAAEMFAERGLRATTVRDIADAAGILSGSLYHHFDSKEAIVDELLRDFLEGLFARYREIAAANLNPVDTLKGLFLASFDAIETKHAQVAIYQAEAPRLLSQERFAYLNELNTEQRELWLEVLRDGIAQGYFRPDLDVAVVYRFIRDATWVSVRWFRPGGSRTAQEVAEQYLSIVLGGITTNNAVQSSE; encoded by the coding sequence GTGGACAAAGTGGCTGAGGTGACCGCGCCCTCTCGGCGTGACGAGCTGCTGAGCCTCGCCGCCGAAATGTTCGCCGAGCGCGGTCTGCGTGCCACCACGGTGCGCGATATCGCCGATGCCGCCGGAATCCTCTCGGGCAGCCTCTATCACCACTTCGATTCCAAAGAGGCGATCGTCGACGAGCTGCTGCGGGATTTCCTGGAGGGGCTGTTCGCACGATATCGCGAGATCGCGGCGGCCAACCTCAATCCCGTCGACACGCTCAAGGGCCTCTTCCTGGCCTCCTTCGACGCGATCGAAACCAAGCACGCGCAGGTCGCCATCTATCAGGCGGAGGCTCCCCGGCTGCTGTCGCAGGAGCGGTTCGCCTATCTGAACGAGCTCAACACCGAGCAGCGCGAGCTCTGGCTCGAGGTGCTGCGCGACGGCATTGCCCAGGGCTACTTCCGTCCCGATCTCGACGTGGCCGTGGTGTACAGGTTCATCCGCGACGCGACCTGGGTCTCGGTGCGCTGGTTCCGCCCGGGTGGGTCGCGTACGGCGCAGGAAGTCGCCGAGCAATACCTCTCGATAGTTCTCGGCGGGATCACCACGAACAACGCTGTTCAGTCGTCCGAATAA
- the fadA6 gene encoding steroid 3-ketoacyl-CoA thiolase FadA6 yields the protein MPEAYIIDAVRTAVGKRNGSLSKVHPLDLGAATFKGLFDRVDVDPDAIDDVYMGVLDAIGGQAGNAGRLAWLAGGYPEEVPGATVDRQCGSSQQAISFAAQAVMSGTADLIVAGGFQNMSQIPISAAMLVGKEYGFTSPTAESEGWLHRYGDQEVSQFRGAEMIAEKWDISREEMERFALSSHEKAFAAIRNGHFDNEIIPVGDFRVDEGPRESSLEKLAELKTLVEGGRITAALASQISDGGSATLVASEQAVEAHGLKPRARIHHISARGDDPVFMLTGPIPATRYALEKTGLTMDDIDVVEINEAFAPVVLAWAKELDVDLKKVNPNGGAIALGHPLGATGAKLFATMLNELERTGGRYGLQTMCEGGGTANVTIIERL from the coding sequence ATGCCTGAGGCGTACATCATTGACGCTGTGCGTACCGCCGTCGGTAAGCGCAACGGCTCACTGTCCAAGGTGCACCCGCTTGACCTGGGCGCCGCCACCTTCAAGGGCCTCTTCGATCGTGTCGACGTCGACCCCGACGCCATCGACGACGTGTACATGGGCGTGCTGGACGCCATCGGCGGACAGGCCGGCAACGCCGGACGTCTGGCGTGGCTAGCAGGTGGATACCCGGAAGAGGTTCCGGGCGCTACCGTCGACCGTCAGTGTGGATCGAGCCAACAGGCTATTTCCTTTGCCGCGCAGGCTGTTATGTCCGGCACCGCCGACCTGATCGTGGCCGGCGGTTTCCAGAACATGAGCCAGATTCCGATCTCGGCGGCGATGCTCGTCGGCAAAGAATACGGATTCACCTCGCCCACAGCCGAATCGGAGGGCTGGCTGCACCGCTACGGCGATCAGGAGGTGTCGCAGTTCCGCGGCGCCGAAATGATCGCCGAGAAGTGGGACATCAGCCGCGAGGAGATGGAACGCTTCGCTCTCTCCAGCCACGAGAAGGCGTTCGCCGCAATCCGCAACGGGCACTTCGACAACGAGATCATCCCGGTCGGTGACTTCCGCGTCGACGAGGGGCCGCGCGAATCCTCGTTGGAAAAGCTGGCTGAGCTCAAGACCCTCGTCGAGGGTGGCCGCATCACCGCGGCGCTGGCAAGCCAGATCTCCGATGGCGGCAGTGCCACCCTGGTGGCCTCCGAGCAGGCCGTCGAGGCGCACGGCCTGAAGCCGCGTGCACGCATCCACCACATCAGTGCCCGTGGTGACGATCCGGTGTTCATGTTGACCGGACCCATCCCCGCCACCCGGTACGCGCTGGAGAAGACCGGTCTGACGATGGACGACATCGACGTTGTCGAGATCAACGAGGCCTTCGCCCCCGTCGTGCTCGCCTGGGCCAAGGAGCTGGATGTCGACCTGAAGAAGGTCAACCCGAATGGCGGAGCGATCGCCTTGGGCCACCCGCTCGGTGCCACCGGTGCCAAGCTGTTTGCCACCATGCTGAACGAACTGGAGCGTACCGGCGGCCGGTACGGCCTGCAGACGATGTGCGAGGGCGGCGGTACCGCCAACGTCACCATCATCGAACGCCTCTGA
- the ipdC gene encoding (3aS,4S,5R,7aS)-5-hydroxy-7a-methyl-1-oxo-octahydro-1H-indene-4-carboxyl-CoA dehydrogenase, which yields MTQVLKTALTELVGIEHPVVQTGMGWVAGPRLVAATSNAGGLGILASATMTLEELVAAVAKTKSLTDKPFGVNIRADAGDATERIDLLIREKVKVASFALAPKQDLIAKLKDNGVVVVPSIGAAKHAKKVAAWGADAVIVQGGEGGGHTGPVATTLLLPSVLDAVKDTGMPVVAAGGFFDGRGLAAALSYGAAGVAMGTRFLLTADSSVPDAVKQRYLASDLGGTVVSTRVDGMPHRVLRTELVEKLESGSRVRGFTAAVRNAAKFKKMTGMSWASMVKDGLAMRHGKELTWSQVLMAANTPMLLKAGLVEGNTNAGVLASGQVAGILDDLPSCQELIDAIVTDAVAHLQAASAAIL from the coding sequence GTGACTCAGGTGCTCAAGACCGCGCTGACCGAGCTGGTCGGTATCGAGCATCCCGTCGTGCAGACCGGAATGGGCTGGGTCGCCGGTCCACGGCTGGTGGCCGCCACCTCCAACGCCGGCGGCCTGGGCATCCTGGCCTCGGCGACCATGACCCTCGAGGAACTGGTCGCGGCCGTCGCGAAGACGAAATCGCTGACCGACAAGCCTTTCGGTGTGAATATCCGCGCCGATGCCGGTGACGCCACCGAGCGCATCGACCTGCTCATCCGCGAGAAGGTCAAGGTGGCCTCGTTCGCGCTGGCACCCAAGCAGGACCTCATCGCGAAGCTGAAAGACAATGGCGTCGTGGTGGTCCCGTCCATCGGAGCGGCCAAGCACGCCAAGAAGGTTGCGGCCTGGGGCGCCGACGCGGTGATCGTGCAGGGCGGCGAGGGCGGTGGTCATACCGGACCGGTCGCCACGACTCTGCTGCTGCCCTCGGTGCTCGACGCCGTCAAGGACACCGGGATGCCGGTCGTCGCGGCCGGTGGTTTCTTCGATGGGCGCGGCCTCGCCGCCGCATTGTCGTACGGTGCCGCCGGTGTCGCGATGGGCACCCGCTTCCTGCTGACCGCCGACAGCAGCGTGCCTGATGCAGTCAAGCAGCGCTACCTGGCCTCCGACCTCGGTGGCACCGTGGTCTCGACGCGTGTCGACGGCATGCCGCACCGGGTCCTGCGCACCGAGCTCGTCGAGAAGCTGGAAAGCGGTTCGCGGGTACGCGGTTTCACCGCAGCGGTCCGCAACGCCGCCAAGTTCAAGAAGATGACGGGAATGTCGTGGGCGTCGATGGTCAAGGATGGCCTCGCGATGCGGCACGGCAAGGAGCTCACCTGGTCGCAGGTGCTCATGGCCGCGAACACCCCGATGCTGCTGAAGGCCGGTCTCGTCGAGGGCAACACGAATGCCGGTGTGCTGGCCTCGGGCCAGGTCGCGGGCATCCTGGATGACCTACCGAGCTGCCAGGAGTTGATCGACGCGATCGTCACCGATGCGGTCGCACACCTGCAGGCAGCCAGCGCCGCCATCCTCTAG
- a CDS encoding CoA-transferase subunit beta, which produces MSEATRAEVCAVACAELFRDAGEIMASAMSTMSTVGARLARLTFSPDLVLSDGEAVLMAETPGIGGTSPIEGWMPFRKVFDVVASGRRHVVMGANQIDRYGNQNLSAFGPLQHPTRQMFGVRGAPGNTINHATSYWVGNHSARVFGDSVDVVSGVGYDKVDPANPAYKYLNVFRVISNLGVFDFNGPDHQMRALSLHPGVSADDVASNTSFEVHGLAGADVTRLPTEEELRIIREVIDPKSFRDKEVKQ; this is translated from the coding sequence ATGAGCGAAGCAACCCGCGCCGAGGTCTGCGCCGTCGCATGCGCCGAGTTGTTCAGGGATGCAGGCGAGATCATGGCCTCCGCGATGTCGACGATGTCCACCGTGGGGGCCCGGCTGGCCCGCCTGACCTTCTCCCCGGACCTGGTGCTCTCCGATGGCGAGGCCGTCCTGATGGCCGAGACGCCCGGCATCGGCGGGACCTCGCCGATCGAGGGCTGGATGCCGTTCCGCAAGGTGTTCGACGTAGTGGCCTCCGGCCGCCGGCATGTCGTCATGGGCGCCAACCAGATTGATCGCTATGGCAATCAGAACCTCTCGGCGTTCGGTCCGCTGCAGCACCCCACCCGGCAGATGTTCGGCGTGCGAGGTGCTCCGGGAAACACCATCAACCACGCCACCTCGTATTGGGTGGGCAACCACTCAGCGCGAGTATTCGGTGATTCGGTCGACGTCGTCTCCGGTGTCGGTTACGACAAGGTCGATCCGGCGAACCCGGCGTACAAGTACCTCAACGTGTTCCGGGTCATCTCGAACCTCGGTGTGTTCGACTTCAACGGTCCGGATCACCAGATGCGCGCCCTGTCGCTGCACCCAGGCGTCTCGGCCGACGATGTCGCGTCCAACACCAGCTTCGAAGTGCACGGGCTGGCCGGCGCGGACGTCACCCGGCTGCCCACCGAGGAGGAGCTGCGGATCATCCGCGAGGTCATCGATCCGAAATCATTCCGGGACAAGGAAGTAAAACAGTGA
- the ipdA gene encoding cholesterol ring-cleaving hydrolase subunit IpdA produces MGDKRTTLDEVVAELRSGMTIGLGGWGSRRKPMAFVRAILRSDIKDLTVVTYGGPDLGLLCSAGKVKRAYYGFVSLDSPPFYDPWFAKARTTGAIESREMDEGMVKCGLEAAAARLPFLPIRAGLGSDVMNFWGDELKTVTSPYADNETLVAMPALNLDAAFVHLNLGDATGNAAYTGVDPYFDDLYCLAAERRYLSVEKIVSTEELVKSVPLQSLLLNRMMVDKVVEAPGGAHFTIGAADYGRDEKFQRHYAEAAGDPETWQKFVDTYLSGSEEDYQAAVKRFKEAQA; encoded by the coding sequence ATGGGAGACAAGCGCACCACGCTCGACGAGGTAGTCGCCGAGCTGCGTAGCGGGATGACCATCGGCCTCGGCGGCTGGGGCTCACGACGCAAGCCGATGGCCTTCGTGCGCGCGATTCTGCGTTCGGACATCAAGGATCTGACGGTCGTCACGTACGGCGGACCGGATCTGGGTCTGTTGTGTTCTGCGGGCAAGGTCAAGAGGGCCTACTACGGCTTCGTCTCGCTGGATTCACCGCCCTTCTACGACCCGTGGTTCGCGAAGGCGCGCACCACCGGCGCCATCGAGTCCCGGGAGATGGACGAGGGCATGGTCAAATGCGGCCTCGAGGCCGCTGCCGCACGCCTGCCATTCCTACCCATCCGGGCCGGCCTGGGGTCCGACGTCATGAACTTCTGGGGCGACGAGCTCAAGACCGTCACCTCGCCGTACGCGGATAACGAGACCCTGGTCGCCATGCCCGCACTGAACCTGGACGCCGCATTCGTGCACCTGAACCTGGGTGACGCGACCGGCAATGCCGCCTACACCGGCGTCGACCCGTACTTCGACGACCTGTACTGCCTGGCCGCGGAACGACGCTACCTATCGGTGGAAAAGATCGTATCCACCGAGGAGCTGGTGAAATCCGTTCCGCTGCAGTCGCTTCTGCTGAACCGCATGATGGTCGACAAGGTCGTCGAGGCACCGGGTGGTGCACACTTCACCATCGGCGCCGCCGACTACGGCCGTGACGAGAAGTTCCAGCGGCACTATGCCGAGGCGGCCGGTGATCCCGAAACCTGGCAGAAGTTCGTCGACACCTACCTGTCCGGGTCCGAGGAGGACTACCAGGCAGCCGTCAAGCGCTTCAAGGAGGCACAGGCATGA
- the echA20 gene encoding (7aS)-7a-methyl-1,5-dioxo-2,3,5,6,7,7a-hexahydro-1H-indene-carboxyl-CoA hydrolase — MGITTATVEPGIVTVTVDYPKVNAIPSRGWFELADAILAAGNDPSTHVVILRAEGRGFNAGADIKEMQATDGFTALIDTNRGCFEAFSAVYRCKVPVIAAVNGFCLGGGIGLVGNADVIVASDDAVFSVPEVDRGALGTATHLQRLVPQHVMRRMFYTAAKIDAKTLQHYGSVHEVVPRDELDEAALRVARDIAAKDTRVIRAAKEAINFIDPQDVESSYRMEQGFTFELNLAGVADEHRDAFVETGKPKGN; from the coding sequence ATGGGCATCACCACCGCGACGGTTGAACCGGGCATCGTCACCGTCACCGTCGACTATCCGAAGGTCAACGCCATTCCGTCACGCGGATGGTTTGAGCTGGCCGACGCCATCCTGGCCGCGGGTAACGACCCGTCGACCCACGTGGTGATCCTGCGGGCCGAGGGGCGCGGGTTCAATGCCGGCGCCGACATCAAAGAGATGCAGGCGACGGACGGATTCACCGCGCTGATCGACACCAATCGCGGCTGCTTCGAGGCCTTCAGCGCGGTGTACCGCTGCAAGGTGCCGGTCATCGCCGCGGTCAACGGTTTCTGCCTCGGCGGCGGAATCGGCCTGGTGGGCAACGCTGATGTGATCGTCGCCTCCGATGACGCGGTCTTCAGCGTGCCCGAGGTCGACCGCGGCGCGCTCGGAACGGCCACCCACCTGCAGCGACTGGTCCCTCAGCATGTGATGCGCCGGATGTTCTACACGGCAGCCAAGATCGACGCAAAGACGTTGCAGCACTATGGATCCGTCCACGAAGTGGTGCCGCGCGACGAACTCGACGAAGCCGCACTGCGCGTCGCGCGTGACATCGCCGCCAAGGACACCCGTGTCATCCGGGCCGCCAAAGAGGCCATCAACTTCATCGACCCGCAGGACGTCGAGTCGAGTTACCGCATGGAGCAGGGCTTCACATTCGAACTCAACCTCGCCGGAGTCGCCGACGAACACCGCGATGCGTTCGTCGAGACCGGAAAGCCGAAGGGGAACTAA
- a CDS encoding SDR family oxidoreductase, whose product MRTPYDLGLEGRVVLVTGGVRGVGAGISRVFADQGATVITCARRPGETPYEFHSCDIRDEESVDALIGTIVSAHGRLDTVVNNAGGAPFALAADASHNFHRKIVELNLLSALLVSQRANAVMQQQGDGGTIVNITSVSASRPSPGTAAYGAAKAGLESLTRSLAVEWAPKVRVNALAAGMIRTELSEMHYGDEEGIASVGATVPLGRLANPDEIGWTAAFLASPMSSYVTGSVLTVHGGGERPAFLDAANVNSNENGEKE is encoded by the coding sequence GTGCGAACCCCTTATGACCTCGGCCTCGAAGGTCGCGTCGTGCTGGTCACCGGAGGTGTCCGTGGTGTCGGAGCCGGAATCAGCCGGGTGTTCGCCGACCAGGGGGCAACGGTGATCACCTGCGCGCGCCGCCCCGGCGAGACCCCCTATGAGTTCCACTCCTGCGATATCCGCGACGAGGAGTCGGTCGACGCGCTCATCGGCACCATCGTCTCCGCACACGGCCGCCTGGACACCGTGGTGAACAATGCCGGCGGCGCCCCCTTCGCCCTGGCCGCCGATGCCAGCCACAACTTCCATCGCAAGATCGTCGAGCTGAATCTGCTCTCTGCACTGTTGGTCTCGCAGCGCGCGAACGCGGTGATGCAGCAGCAGGGTGACGGCGGCACCATCGTCAACATCACCAGCGTCAGCGCGAGCCGTCCCTCGCCGGGCACCGCCGCCTACGGCGCCGCCAAGGCCGGGCTGGAGAGCCTGACCCGAAGCCTCGCCGTCGAGTGGGCGCCCAAGGTGCGGGTGAATGCGCTTGCCGCCGGGATGATTCGCACCGAGCTGTCGGAGATGCATTACGGCGACGAAGAGGGAATCGCTTCGGTGGGAGCGACGGTGCCCCTCGGGCGCCTGGCCAATCCCGATGAGATCGGTTGGACCGCTGCATTTCTCGCCTCACCAATGTCTTCGTATGTGACCGGTTCGGTACTCACGGTTCATGGCGGAGGGGAGCGCCCTGCCTTCCTCGACGCCGCCAATGTCAACAGCAACGAGAACGGCGAAAAGGAATAG
- a CDS encoding SDR family oxidoreductase produces MPGLLDGRVVIITGAGRGIGRAHALAFAAEGARVVVNDIGVGLDGSAGTSPAQEVVEEIKAAGGEAVTNGDDVADWNGAKNLIDTAVNSFGRLDVLVNNAGFLRDRMLANMSEEEWDAVIRVHLKGHFAPLRHAAAYWRDEFKAGNAVDARIINTSSAAGLQGSVGQGNYAAAKAGIATLTLQAAAEMGRYGITVNAIAPAARTRMTEAVFAETMAKPEDGAFDAMAPENVSPLVVWLGSPESRDVTGKVFEVEAGIIRVAEGWAHGPQVDKGARWDPSELGPVVTDLLDKARTPVPVYGSQG; encoded by the coding sequence ATGCCAGGTTTACTCGATGGTCGGGTCGTCATCATCACGGGCGCGGGTCGGGGCATCGGCCGGGCGCACGCACTGGCGTTCGCGGCCGAAGGCGCCCGTGTTGTGGTCAATGACATTGGTGTCGGCCTGGATGGATCGGCCGGCACCAGCCCCGCGCAGGAGGTCGTCGAGGAGATCAAGGCCGCCGGCGGCGAGGCCGTCACCAACGGCGATGACGTCGCGGACTGGAACGGCGCCAAGAACCTCATCGACACCGCGGTCAATTCCTTTGGCCGCCTGGATGTCTTGGTCAACAATGCCGGATTCCTGCGTGACCGCATGCTCGCCAACATGAGCGAGGAGGAGTGGGATGCGGTGATCCGCGTGCACCTCAAGGGACACTTCGCACCACTGCGACATGCCGCAGCGTATTGGCGCGACGAGTTCAAGGCCGGCAATGCGGTGGACGCACGCATCATCAACACCAGCTCCGCCGCGGGTTTGCAAGGCAGTGTGGGGCAAGGGAATTACGCCGCAGCCAAGGCCGGTATCGCCACCCTGACACTGCAGGCCGCCGCGGAGATGGGCCGCTACGGCATCACCGTGAACGCCATTGCTCCGGCCGCACGCACCCGGATGACCGAGGCGGTCTTCGCCGAGACCATGGCCAAGCCGGAGGATGGGGCGTTCGACGCGATGGCCCCGGAGAATGTGTCGCCGCTGGTGGTGTGGCTCGGTAGCCCTGAGTCTCGCGACGTCACCGGCAAGGTGTTCGAGGTCGAGGCCGGCATTATTCGCGTCGCCGAGGGTTGGGCTCACGGTCCGCAGGTGGACAAGGGGGCGCGTTGGGATCCAAGCGAATTGGGGCCCGTCGTCACCGACCTACTCGATAAGGCGCGCACGCCGGTCCCGGTCTACGGCTCTCAGGGTTAG
- a CDS encoding nitroreductase family deazaflavin-dependent oxidoreductase, which translates to MTAPGSSANAPAQLNSEFAGKVIKWMTTVNVWLYQRTNGRLGGKWRVGAAFPWGIPVLLITTTGRKTGQKRLSALLYLPDGDKIVLVASQGGRVANPAWYLNLKANSEVTVQIKGNIRTMTARTANDEERAYYWPKLVELYADFDKYQSYTTRKIPVVILEP; encoded by the coding sequence ATGACCGCACCGGGATCATCCGCGAACGCACCCGCCCAACTGAATTCCGAGTTCGCCGGCAAGGTCATCAAATGGATGACCACGGTCAATGTTTGGCTGTATCAGCGGACCAACGGCCGCCTCGGTGGAAAGTGGCGTGTGGGTGCGGCGTTCCCCTGGGGGATACCGGTTCTGCTGATCACCACCACCGGCCGCAAGACCGGTCAAAAGCGGCTGAGCGCGCTGCTCTATCTTCCCGACGGCGACAAGATCGTGCTGGTGGCGTCGCAGGGCGGGCGAGTGGCCAACCCCGCGTGGTACCTCAATCTGAAGGCGAATTCTGAAGTCACCGTTCAGATAAAGGGCAATATCCGCACCATGACGGCACGCACCGCCAACGACGAGGAACGCGCGTACTACTGGCCCAAGCTGGTCGAGCTGTACGCGGACTTCGACAAGTACCAGTCGTACACCACCCGCAAGATCCCCGTCGTCATCCTGGAGCCCTAA